The genomic stretch TCAACGGGGGTCAACGAGATCATCACAAAATGTGATATAGCAAAGGCTACGCTCTACAGCCATTTTAAATCCAAAGAGGATATTTGTATTGCCTATCTCAACCAACGGCATGTAGGCTTTATGGACACGCTTAAAAGCTATGTGGAAAGTAGGTCAAAGGGAAAAAACCAGCTGTTGGCCATTTTTGACCTGTTGCGCGATATGTACCTTGAGGAAAATTTTCAGGGATGTTGGGGACTTAAGACGCTGGGTGAGCTTTCTCCCGACCAAACTGCCATTTTAAGCGTGATTCAGCAACAGAAAAAGGAACTGTTATTATATTTAGGTGAGATTGTGGGCGACAATATTTCCAATTTGTCCAAAGCGGAAACCGAAAAAATTTCGGGCGGGCTCTACCTTTTGTACGAAAGTGCGGTTACCGAGAGCCATCTTTTTAAAAACGATTGGCCTATTTTTATGGCCAAAAGTATAGCGCCATCTCTTTTTATGGACGCAGAACTGGTATAAAAAAAAGCCCCTCCAATACTGGAAAGGCTTTTGAAAAACTATTTCTTTTTCAGCAATTAAGCTCCAACAGCTTCCAAAGGTTGTGCCTCTGGAAAATCCACAGGGACCTTTGTTGTGCTGTGAATGTAGTTTGATATGGTTTTATCACCTACCAAAACTATGGTGTCTATCAAGTTTTCCTTGGTCCAACCAGCTGCAAAAAAGTCATCAAGAATTTGCTGATCTGTAACGCCTCGGTTTTCGGTAATGTTTTTGGCCAATCGTGCCAAAGCATCCAGTTTGCCATCAAAAGAAGCTTTTCCCGCTCTCAACTCCAGGATTTGCTCATCGGTAAAACCGTTCATTTTACCAATTGCCGTATGGGCGGACAAACAATAAATACAGTTGTTCACTTGGCTTACGGCCAAATTCACCACTTCTTTCTCCTTGGCCTTCAATGAGGTTTTGGCGTTGGAAAGGGCCAAATAATTGCCCAGCGCATTTTCGGAGTGGGCATAGGTGGCAAAAAGGTTGGGAACAAATCCCACCATTTTTTCAAGATTGTCAAAAATAGCCTGATTGGCCGTGCTTACTTCTTCTCTTTTGGGTACATTGATTGTGCTCATAATCGTGATTTTTAATATGAATTGTTTTTAAATGATCAATACGTCTGTATAAAGGGTTGCTCCGCATCACAATAGAAATCGTGATGGTGTTTTTGCTCACAGTGTTCCAAAACCTTTACGGTCGGTACACCGGTTTTCTGTGATTTTCTAAAAATTTCAATGAGATTGAAAATGGATTTTTCCGTGGATTTCATCTTTTGTCTGCTTTTTGATTACAGGGCAAAGATGCTGCGAAAAGAAGGGTAGGTGTTAGGAGGGATTTCCCGACGGCTTGACCAATTTTCCCTTAGGCCACCAAATGAAGGTTTTCTCGGTACTCCGACGGGGTCATTCGGGTCATTTTCTTAAAAAAACGACTAAAATGTGCAGGGTCGTTAAAGCCAAGGTCATAGGCTATTTCCTGATTTTGTTTATCGGTAAAATTAATGAGTCGTTTTGCCTCCAAGGCAATTCGTTCCAGAATGATCTGTTGTGGTGATTTTTGGTTGTAAATGGCAAAAAGATTGGATAGCGTCTTTGGGGATTTGTGCAACAATTCGGCATAATCGCTCACCTTTCGCTTCGTCTTGAAGTTGAGGTCCACCAAAACATTGAATTTTCGGATGGTTTCAATTTGATCGTTCCCCAATGCTTTGACCATGAGCTGTTCTTTTGCCAATCGAGTGCTCATAATGATCAATCTTTTTAGGAGCATTTGAAGCATATCTCCCTGAATATTGTCGGGTGTGGAAAACTCCTCAATGAAAATGTCGTGCAAAAGATTAAACTTGTTCAAATGTTCCTTTGGAATGGTGATGATGGGGATGTCCTGTGTTCCAAAAAACAAAATCCCGTTGCAGGAAACTTCACTGTCGTGATCGGATATGCAATAAAACTCCCTATTGAAAAGAATGGCCGTAAGGGGCAATTTTACCTTGGAATATGAAACATGTTGTAAATAAGTAACGGTAATTATTTGATTTGACAATAGTTCCAGGTCCATTCCATCTATTTGAATGGTTAAGGGACAATCGTTACGGTTCCATAAAAATTTAATGGTCTTTGAGGTTGCGGAGAATCGTTCTCCTTCGTTTTTGATATCATCCGTAAACCCCAAAATGGCCCCCAACCTGGAATCTTTGTATTCGTGTCTCATCTGAAAGATTGTTCCGTTACATAGCCATTAGTCCTTTTATTTCAAACTTACTTACAGTCACGGTTTTGTGGGGTAGCCATAAATATTTAACAAAAAAGCGCACATCA from Flagellimonas oceani encodes the following:
- a CDS encoding TetR/AcrR family transcriptional regulator translates to MQRNELHEHIISSAGDLFYSQGYNSTGVNEIITKCDIAKATLYSHFKSKEDICIAYLNQRHVGFMDTLKSYVESRSKGKNQLLAIFDLLRDMYLEENFQGCWGLKTLGELSPDQTAILSVIQQQKKELLLYLGEIVGDNISNLSKAETEKISGGLYLLYESAVTESHLFKNDWPIFMAKSIAPSLFMDAELV
- a CDS encoding carboxymuconolactone decarboxylase family protein, whose amino-acid sequence is MSTINVPKREEVSTANQAIFDNLEKMVGFVPNLFATYAHSENALGNYLALSNAKTSLKAKEKEVVNLAVSQVNNCIYCLSAHTAIGKMNGFTDEQILELRAGKASFDGKLDALARLAKNITENRGVTDQQILDDFFAAGWTKENLIDTIVLVGDKTISNYIHSTTKVPVDFPEAQPLEAVGA
- a CDS encoding helix-turn-helix domain-containing protein; amino-acid sequence: MRHEYKDSRLGAILGFTDDIKNEGERFSATSKTIKFLWNRNDCPLTIQIDGMDLELLSNQIITVTYLQHVSYSKVKLPLTAILFNREFYCISDHDSEVSCNGILFFGTQDIPIITIPKEHLNKFNLLHDIFIEEFSTPDNIQGDMLQMLLKRLIIMSTRLAKEQLMVKALGNDQIETIRKFNVLVDLNFKTKRKVSDYAELLHKSPKTLSNLFAIYNQKSPQQIILERIALEAKRLINFTDKQNQEIAYDLGFNDPAHFSRFFKKMTRMTPSEYRENLHLVA